caacttttggagttttctgtattagtgccagattttaccttcatgtactgataccgaacaggaccgtcccggtattttcgataccagtactggttcgatatcggttgacaccaagcttatcccaacctCTGATATTAAAAAAGTATTAAAGttaaaaaagtaaagaaaataactattattataattataatattaaaataataaaagtattaaaaacctatatattattataatattaaaatcactattcatttaaataaattaatatataataatatataatatataatatataatatataatatataatatataatatataatatataatatataatatataatatataatatataatatataatatataatatataataatgggtaaggttattgtaaaaaagaccaaaagtgtgagaaagttaagaaagaatctcagccattagatctaaattaaatgaaaagggtaaacaaataattttatcattaattcaattaattaaaaacttcccataacggccaccttaattataggaagtatataacaccattcagcaagtatataacatcattcagtaagtatataacaccattcagcaagtatatcacgccattcagcattcagcaagtatataacaccattcagtaagtatataacaccatttagcaagtatataacaccatttaacaagtatataacaccatttaacAAGTATATAGCACCATtcagcattcagcaagtatataacaccattcagtaagtatataacacaattcagcaagtatataacatcattcagcaagtatataacaccattcagtaagcatataaaccattcagcaagtatataacaccattcagcaaatataacaccattcattgactaaacatctgatcgagacatatttttttctctatattagtatagcaatatggtactcatattaaagataaaaaacgctcgttattatggtgtaattttttaaaaaaaaaagttacgtataaaaagttactgatgtttaaaaaagacggggggaGTTATAAgtgcattacctaatttctagtgggcttaaaagactatattgcccctagatatttcaaatcagtcAAAATTACCAAATTAATGAAGatattttacaatttggcccctattaatctcaaccattagatcaaaagaacGAAatatctaatggctgagattctttctgacccttctcacactttaggttttttttacaggatcctctacctataataataataatatataatataatataatagtaataataataataataatatatagtaataatatatagtttttttattattaaaataataatatattattagTATAACTACTTTTAaccttaaatatatataaaagaaaagtGATCATGAATAATAGTTTtcattttaaaataatatatagtttttatcattaaaattaataatatattattattattagaactACTTTTAACCTTAAatatgttttttaaattttaactttTAATGATACACATTTCTTTAATACCATTATATTTTGTTCGATTAGTATAATACACAGTGCAATGCATATGTATTTTTTtctaaatataacttttttattactaATTAGGGAGGAAGGAACACCTATGGGTAGTATCATTGCTCCGATTAATCAAAACCCGACATGTTAAAATTCTTAGAAATTACTCTTAGGCCACAAAACACTGGCGGCGCCTTATGCTTGCCATAAACCCTACTCTTTTACCCCACCCACCAACCACACACACGACTTTTAAGAGATGGACCCCACCTGAATCAACCCCACTCTTACCCATGCACGGTTCATCCTACCGGCTGAACTAACCCGCCTTGCCTATCCTTGTAGGTGGCGGCAGTGTTGTGGCACAAGAACCAACCCGGGGAGGATACGCGTAAAGTTGCCCCGTCCCCCCTTATGTAATATTATATTTATCAATCCGTGTGATACATCATATCATAATCTAGTACACTATACATATAAACCTGAAAGCGCTCGCCGATACATTGGCAAAACAGAAATGTCGCcttgcaaaaaaaataaaataacaataacTTACATTATTGAGGATTGAAGTAACGAGAGAGAAAATAGTCGGATGAATTATGTGAAAGGAAAAGTGGATTAGTGTACACGAACTCTGTTAGCCCAAAGAGGCTTGCTTGCGATTTACTAGTGAATGTCTTGTCAGGATATATATATTTGGTTCTTGCGGGCCTGCTTACGTTGTTTGGTTCTAGACCACTACAACAAAGAGATATTCACATGACACCCTTTAAAAGGCAACCCAAACCATCCATAAAAAGCCTGCCATGACCATAAAGCCCTGCAAACGAAACTACATCCCATGGTACCGAAAAATGACTCCCCGTCTCCTTGCCAAAGAGGCCGTTGGTTTTTTTATTCGTTACAAAACCCAGCGACGATATTACTGTTATGCCTTGCCTGGATGTCGTCGAGTGGTTAGTCCAACCGTTCCGAGTATCTCTATAATTTTTCATCGGTGTCAAAGTTGACCTGAGATAACCAAGAATAATTATCATGTTAAATAAGAATTAATTATCAGAATTCTTTACGAGTTGACATATTTTTCATACTAAAAAGAAAATGGAACACTTTTGAATCGGGATAAGATTTGTCACCTCAGAAATAATGCCACCTCGCCAACCACTATCTCCGCCGTAGCGTTTAGAGGAATGCAACAAACCATTGAAATCTTGAGTTGTGAAAATGAGGGAATAAACCCAATCCTTGTAATCTATGGTTATCTTCCTAAGCTTTTGATTGTTGTCAAGTTGCAATGACCATGAATGTCCACCTGTGCTCGATCCCCATAACCCGATTCGCGTGATTCTTTGACAACCCTGCCATCAAATTACATAAAGTATGAATATTAATTTGAATCTAATTAACGAAAATTATAAGCTTACAATTTGAAATTCCAATGAGTTTTGTAGTTCTTCAACGACTAATCCCATCGTCGGGCGTTTTTTTCGATCGTTTTTCAAGCATTGATAGGCAATCCTTAGAATGTTCGTAACGATTTTGGTGTCATTTGTTTTCGTAGATTGGGGTTGATGATCTCATCTAGTTTTCCCTCTTTGTAATGAAGTTTTGCCAATTTAGATAGAAAGCGACGCTCGTCATTGAATGTTTTAATCACCGCGAGTCTTCCACACAAGACCTCAAATAACACTACACCAAATGAGTACACGTCAGGTTCTTTTGTAAGCACTTCAGTCGTTGTATATAGGGGATCAATATAACCGAGTGTGCCACAAGCATTCGTGACAAGAAATGTAAACTCCTGATTCGTGGGGCCTATTTTATATTAATCTAAAATCCGAAATCTTGGCTTCCCAATTCTCATTTAACAAGAGATTAGAGCTCTTTATGTCACGATGTAACACCCTGTGCCCCTCTCCTACATCACAATGAAGGTAATTAATTCCATGGGCGGCTCCAAGACATATATGAAGCCGTTGCACCCATGTGAGATCCGTGGTGGCCAAGTACTTATCAAGGCTTCCACGAACCTCATGCTTGTAAACAATGATTTTCTCATCACTTTCATTAGAAAATCCAATAAAAGAGACAAGATTATCATGTTTGTAACTAGAGAGCATGACAATTTCCATCAAGAACTCATGTTCTCCTTGCAAGCCCTTAACGTCTAATCGTTTTACAGCAACGGAGGTTATTGACTTGCTAGAGCTAGTGGCAACGGCGAAGAGGGGGAGTTGGCCTTTGTAGACCCTTCCAAATCCACCTTGACCCGACTAACTTAATTTATATCGTTAAGTCAAAATGTATTATATGCAACCCAATTCATACGTAGGAAACGTACAAAATAAAGCACGAAAGCGTGCATCAAATTCACATCAAAACGTAGACAAACTCGGATTTACACAAAAAAGTATACCAAGACAATCGAATATTGTACCGACTATGCGACATGATTGTGTATGACTTATTATCGACCATTTACGTTAACATAGACCAACTTGAATTTTTGACTCGACTCGTTTTCAAACAAAAATTTACGCCGAAATGTACATAAAAAGCAAGCATGAAAAAGTATtataaatgaaaacaaactttacgtcgaaacatacataaaaagtaAGCATGGAATCATAAAAAAGCACGCAATAAGTTAAAGTTTTTTAAGTTAATGAACGAAACtattatgaaaaaaaaacatattatatataCTCTCAAACGTGTCAAAGTTATATTTGTCTAATCATAAAAAAGTAAGGGATTGAAAATTATATCTCCTAAACTTAAGGGCCAATGGTGGGTGAAAATaagatttaacaaagaaaatTACCAAAGTCGAGGGTCTTTAACAaagttgaggtaaaaaaggaaaCGACCAAAGTCGAGGGTCTAAATTTGATAATTTTTGTAAGTGTAGCGGGAGACAAAGCCGGTGGAAGAGCCCacgtaaaaaaaataaaaaaaccctcGAATTTGTACCATTACGTATATACACacataaaaaatagtttttttaagCAAAGGTACAAAAAGGGATAAACTCAAAATTTTAGAAACTCGAGAGGATCAAAATGATATTTACAAAGTTTATAAACATATCGACAAATTAGTTTTTTAAATAGCGAGCGGAAATTATTGAAGAAAAATTAAATATGTAAACACTTTAATAGGATAAAAAAAGTATATTATATATCGTAGATAGGTAAAGTTAAAACATTAGCATCTAAGGGATTATATTGTAaaaaatgtaaaataatgtaaggaCCAAAAGTAGTAATTTGCAAACTTGAGGGGGTGATTTATCATTGTAGAAATTGTAAAATGAAGTAAGAATCAAAATTAGTAATTTGCAAACTTGAGGGGGGATTTGTTGGTGGCAAAGGCCACCGAGTTTGTGTTATAAGTAGTAGAATTATGTTGAAAATGTAGGTGTTCTAGAGgcattattatttttaattttttatgttGAAAATGTAGGTGTTCTATAGACATTATTATTTCCAAACTATAAATTAGGAACATATTTTTGCTTTATATACTTGTAACATACTAACATATGTATTGGGAGATTTTCAAAAAAGTTTTtgcatttttcattttcaatccaAATGTTTTTATCTTTTATATTTTAACCCTTTTGGTTTTTTCAAATTTAACCCAAAGCTTTTTAACTTTTCAATATAACCccaataatttttttattttcaactttggtctcccatacttttcatcttttgcaagttttcgttttacgtttcgttctaaattttgcgagtcaaTACGCAGCAACATGCATGTGGGGTTTAACGTTTTTTCGcctatttttcccgtttgataggcAAGTCGCAACACGTCTATTTTTCTCTGTTTGACAAGTCCGTCGCAACGCGCggatcctagatcgacttagttattcttttctacgttttacgtttttgtCTAATTgtttcgcattaacacgccacaCCGGGCATACGTGGTTCAATGATTTTACGTATATTTTTTGTTCGGTgttatgttttacttttttatttaatttatttttacaaGCTCTTCTGATATTGGTGTTCGCTGGCAATGATTTGGCATTAGTGCTACTTGACACAATTTGACGAACGTATTTAACCTCTTAAAAGTTTGttactaataatttgtttcgagtttaccGTTATACCTCCTTTACTTGGCACAATTTGACGAACGTATTTAACCTATTAAAAGTGCTACTTGGCACAATTTGACGAACGTATTTAACAATTTTTTTCATgtgtatatttttatgtacgtacCTGTATAAATTCAATTTGCTCGATATGTCGATATAAACTTTTTCtggaaacgagtcaggtcaaatataatacgttttcgtttaaaaaatattttttacgtgcacatttttatgtacgtttcggtatatatttgagttggtgtatgtttcgacgtaaacttttttaggAAACGAGTCaggtgatttttataaattttgttttgaaccgagtggagtcaaattgtggtttcttTTTTCCAGTTTTTCAAAAGCTCTAATTCATCTCTTTTGATTATACATGTCAGCTTTTCCATTATACCcgttacattttctatgtatgacTCAGGTCACATAtgatacgttatgattgtacggtatGAATTTGATTTGCTTTATGCTTGATCCAAttgcaatgcttatataggttatatTGAGTTCAATCAAATACGTCAAAAcatgtgttttcatatggttaaagcatcatataacgtttggactaatctaTTCGATGTTTACGATGTACCGCGCCGTAACACGCATGAGTGTCATTGCtagttatttttaatttttaaagtaCAGTATATTTTTTAGTTTGATTTGATGTCCACACAAATTAAATATTTATTAGATAAATTTATGATCTTAACTATACAACCACCACAAGAAAAATGTCCTTTAGTGACATAAAAATGCCACTACGTCAATAATAGCCCGTCACAAAATGGCATAAGGGACTACAGTAAAACAGAAATAGAAACACTACTCATTTTTTTAAAGATCAACATATATTATTCGAACTAGTTTAAGCTCCCATGTGTTACACGGGTTGTATAAAGAAAATATTTCTTATAATTGAAACTACATTTTATGATCTTGAAAGACGACGGCAATTGGCCATGCAATACCACATGTCCACATAAGAGACGTGTCTGTTGAGTTAGCTTTTGACGAAAACGTTCTTACAAAGTTGCGTGATAAAGACATGCATTTTCGATTTCGGTATGCTCTTGTGGAAAATCTGCCACATCTTAAGAAGTCGGGGGTTGGAatagtttatttatgtttttattattttttatatataacaaacgacatatatatatataactaaccATTTCACAGCAACAAAACCAACTGAAAATGAGGTAATTAAATTATCATTTAATTTGTTAAATCCTCCAAGAAAAGGAAATAGCATATTgatatgttaatttttttataaaatataatttaggtTAATTTAAAATACACTTTCGGTAACTTTCATCCGGTTTGACCCACTTAAATTTTTGGCTAATATAGTTAATTTTATCAGCTTGATCAGTTGAAAGTAAAACATAACAGCACATtcataagtaaatgggtcaacataAGATCAGATAAATGGGTCAACATAAGATCAGATAAATGTTCTGCACTTTGTATGTCAAGACCAAACTAAATAGCAAATAACGTCTTATTTTATTTCATTGAATTTTCTTAAGGAACTGTACTAAATCCAAAATCAAATAGGTGATTGTAGTCTTTTTGCTAGGATAGAAGACAATGCTATTTAAAGTTGAGTTACAgccctaattacaaacaatactGATCCAATTAAGAAatcaaaaaataaataagtaaTGACACGATAGTCCTTTATAAGAAatcaaaaaataaataagtaaTGAAACGATAGCCCTTTAAAAATATGAATCGTTACCTTGAAGATACAAAACAACTTTGATGATGTTTAAATCGAACAGAAAACGAAAACGTGCGCCTGGTGGTTACAGTTGAGTGGTTGAGGCCTGGTCGGCAACTGGTGGCGTGCGACGATAGTGAGGGCGACAGATGGTTGTGCGACTGAAATGGTACAAAAAATTCATCCCAGCAAGCTGCTAATGCCAACTCAAAATGTCCTTTAGTGACATAAAAATGTCCTTTAGTGATCTTAAATATTTATGATCTTAAATATACAACCACCACAAGAAAAATATTTATTAGATAAATTTATGATCTTAAATATACAACCACCACATGAAAAATGTCCTTTAGTGACATAAAAATGCCACTACGTCAATAATAGCCCGTCACAAAATGGCATAAGGGACTACAGTAAAACAGAAATAGAAACACTACTCATTTTTTAAAGATCAACATATATTATTCGAATTTAAATAATCTAGAACCAACCAACTAGTGGTTCATCACCATAGTAGACGCCACACAGGCTACAAATTCATATCACATAACACATTAATTTATTAAAACATTCCAACAATTTCAATATTAATTTATTAAAGTCTAGACGGCCCAATATTCGCATGTTTCACATCCTCAACAGTCTCATCACACTCCAACGCCGGCAACACATCACCATACAAAACCCTCCGATTCCGACCGTACACCTCTCCATCCCATTTCCTCTTAACCAACTCCTCTGCAACCTTAACCGCCGCTGCAACCGTCTCCTCCGAGCTATCATGCGCCGAGTATATAATCCCCTTCTCCACCGCCACCTCCGCCGTCACCTTCTCAGCTCTCAACACAACATCACGCAATGCCGCCGGAGATCCGATCTTATTCTTCAACAGCTTCACGAACCAATCCGGCACCACAAGCTTAATATCCAACTCACTCATGTAAATAAACCCTCTATCTTTTCTCATCAGAACGTAATCGTGAGCCTGCGCCAGAATAAAGCCGCCGGCGGAGGCGTGGCCGGTTACGGCGGCGATTGTAGGCATCGGGAGCGAGATTAGGTCTCGGACGAGTGACCGGAGTTTGGAGGACATGAGGATGTGGCGAGTTGGATCGGATTGGGCCCACGCGAGGTCGTATCCGTTGGAGAAGTATTTGCCGTGGGCGGTGGTGATTAGGGCGGAGGGAGTGGTGGTTGTTTCGGATCGGATGCGGTGGAGTGCGGCGGTTATTGAGTCGAGTAGCGTGGGGTTTAACCGGTGCTCATCGTCGCCGGTTAGGGTTAGGATGTAAATGTTACCGCGTTTTTCTAACGTGCACATTTTTTTTACTGGAACTCTGAGAGAGAGTGGTGGTTCCTTTACTCTCTTACTAACTTCTATTATATTATATAGATACACTTACATTATATGATTATCGGATAGTTGATGTAAATGGACCAAGTCTGTATTAAAAAAAGGTTTGGTATGAAAATATTTAAATCGAATATTGGATTTTAACAATTCTAATTATTCCTCGTGTTAGCAGTTCCAGTTTAAAAAATAACTGCTAACATTTCCAACTATTAATATATTATCCTCCAACGAATTCTGACTAACTGAACCCTGACTAACTGAACCCTGACATCGTTAGTGTCTGATCGCCAGAAAAACTTTTTTTGCCGGAAACAATGTTTTCATAACCGGATCGGACATCGAACCGGACGCTTTACCGGTCCACTGGTCGAAGCGGTCGTATCAGTCGGACCGGATTCAAGAAGCGGATGATGCTAAGTAATTTAAGTTTTCATCATCATCGTtgtcatactcagtaaatctcaccaatagtAAAGCAAATGTAGAGTCTGAGAAGGGTAAGAtttagacaaccttacctctaccccgtaggaatagagatgcTGCTTCCAATGAAACCCCCTGGCTCGATAgtgttttgcatcaagccttagacataaggcacataacactcagcaatcgggacaaagaccgattagtgcatgtacccttttatctttcagctatcaacgccaccacatgatgcatgattaaccgtcctcagcttttaatgttattttcacgaaattagtaaaataatgttaaaattaccgcgctttcacttttgcccccgatggcccacacatatatacattatatgcgcggtataattaatttaaattttaaaaaatataaaaaaatatttcaaaattaattttaaaaattaaacatgaaaaacattatATATAAAAGTCTATACAAGAAATGAAATTATATTAtaaactaaatatatatatatgtatatatattatacattACAAAATTTCCAAATGTAACTTTCATTGTATTTTTCCAggttcaaaaacattaaaaaataccGGACCTAGTTTTTGAAACaaactaaacaaaataaaaagaaaagaaaaaaatgaaaagtcTTATAGGGAATTGAATTGGAGACAGTTGTATATGAAAGGCTTTGTATGTCGTCATTCTCGTCGTAATTTGGTGCATACGGAGGGCGAGAAATGAGAGTATGTTTAGGCAAGTAAGACCGGAGGTTACAAAAG
Above is a window of Helianthus annuus cultivar XRQ/B chromosome 14, HanXRQr2.0-SUNRISE, whole genome shotgun sequence DNA encoding:
- the LOC110904762 gene encoding enoyl-CoA delta isomerase 1, peroxisomal, encoding MCTLEKRGNIYILTLTGDDEHRLNPTLLDSITAALHRIRSETTTTPSALITTAHGKYFSNGYDLAWAQSDPTRHILMSSKLRSLVRDLISLPMPTIAAVTGHASAGGFILAQAHDYVLMRKDRGFIYMSELDIKLVVPDWFVKLLKNKIGSPAALRDVVLRAEKVTAEVAVEKGIIYSAHDSSEETVAAAVKVAEELVKRKWDGEVYGRNRRVLYGDVLPALECDETVEDVKHANIGPSRL